Part of the Gemmatimonadales bacterium genome is shown below.
CAAGGACCCCGGCTCCCCGGCCCTCCTCATACTGGAAGTGACCGGACTCGCGCCGTAGCCGCGCGCGCAATAGCTTCTGTCGCGGCTTTCCCCCCCCAGGTCAAACATCATCGAGAGGGTACGCGCGATGCCGGTGCGCCGGATCCTGTTCTCGTTCGCCGCTTCACTCCTTTGCGCGCTCGCGGTCTTCACGCTGCCGCGCTTCGTCTGGAACACCGTGAGCACGGCGGTCGCTCAGCAACCTCAGGCCCAGGGCCAGGACAGTGCGGCCGTTCAGGCGGCGCCCGCCCCGGCCCCCGAGCCTCCCCCGGCCCAGCCGTTGGCGGCGCCCATCTCGCTCCTCACGCGGCTCACCGGCCTCCTGGGCATGGCGCTGATCATCGGGATCGGCTATGCGATGTCGCGCAACCGCAAGGCCATCAACTGGTCGGTGGTGGCGTGGGGCCTGGGACTCCAGGTGGCGTTCGCGATCTTCGTGCTGCGGGTGCCGTTCGGGCAGGAGCTGTTCCAGAAGCTCGGCCGGATCGTGACGACGATCCTGGGCTTTTCCTACGCGGGCACCTCGTTCGTGTTCGGGGAGATCGGCAAGCAGAATTCCAGCATCGGCGTCGTCTTCGCGTTCCAGATCCTTCCCGCGATCATCTTCGTCTCCGCGCTCTTCGCCATCATGTACTACCTCGGCGTCATGCAGCTCGTGGTGCGGGCGATGGCGATCGTGATGAACAAGGTCATGGGCGCGAGCGGGGCGGAGAGCACCAACGTCGCCGCCTCGATTTTCATGGGGCAGACCGAGGCGCCGCTCACCATCCGGCCGTTCCTGCCGAAGCTCACGCAGTCGGAACTCATGACGGTGATGACCGCCGGGATGGCGCACGTCTCGGGCTCGATCATGGCGGC
Proteins encoded:
- a CDS encoding nucleoside transporter C-terminal domain-containing protein, which translates into the protein MPVRRILFSFAASLLCALAVFTLPRFVWNTVSTAVAQQPQAQGQDSAAVQAAPAPAPEPPPAQPLAAPISLLTRLTGLLGMALIIGIGYAMSRNRKAINWSVVAWGLGLQVAFAIFVLRVPFGQELFQKLGRIVTTILGFSYAGTSFVFGEIGKQNSSIGVVFAFQILPAIIFVSALFAIMYYLGVMQLVVRAMAIVMNKVMGASGAESTNVAASIFMGQTEAPLTIRPFLPKLTQSELMTVMTAGMAHVSGSIMAAYIAFGVEARHLLTAVIMTAPGTIMMSKLFEPETGEPETRGNVDIKVPKTDVNVVDAAARGTSEGLHLMLNVIAMLVSFIALIALLNGLFGWIHGYLEWFPAQLQVVLGWVGQPFAWAIGVPWKDSAAIGGLLGERTVLNEFIAFADLGRMKATLDPRSFTIASFALAGFANVGSVGIQIGGIGALAPERKHDLARLGFRAMLAGTLANFMSAAIAGLLL